A stretch of the Chitinophagaceae bacterium genome encodes the following:
- a CDS encoding T9SS type A sorting domain-containing protein → MKSFLPFPFFFLLLGICQAQNLVPNGSFEEYDACPTGINQVDTCKYWFPFGGIYGVPGSPDYFNVCALSIASIPDNAFGTQPAYEGNAYMGLYTFEYSYGYREYIGTSLLDTMQPGKHYSVSMRISRGNLVPGGTDATVASNKMGMRLTTLSYPPGSILPVNNSAQLYEDSIIVDSVNWVLLHWNFIADSAYTHVYIGNFFDSDHTDTLRVEVIIPPGRAYYFIDSVSINCTDCVSTSMQPIPKAIGVIYNGYCSTLELCATETTLLTVVNETGEMLFCDEISAGKRSIPFAYSSGIYLIVLQTRKGVMVKKILIE, encoded by the coding sequence ATGAAATCTTTTTTACCATTTCCTTTCTTTTTTTTACTTCTGGGTATTTGTCAGGCTCAAAATTTGGTTCCAAACGGATCATTCGAAGAATACGATGCATGTCCAACAGGAATCAACCAAGTTGATACTTGTAAGTATTGGTTTCCATTTGGTGGAATTTATGGAGTTCCTGGTTCACCAGATTACTTCAATGTGTGCGCCTTATCTATAGCTTCAATTCCAGATAATGCTTTCGGTACTCAACCTGCTTACGAAGGGAATGCCTATATGGGATTATATACATTTGAATATTCTTATGGTTATCGTGAATACATTGGGACAAGTCTCCTTGATACTATGCAACCAGGGAAGCACTACTCCGTTTCCATGAGGATAAGTCGGGGCAATCTAGTTCCAGGCGGTACTGATGCAACTGTGGCTAGTAATAAAATGGGCATGCGCTTAACAACATTATCTTATCCACCTGGAAGCATATTGCCTGTGAATAATAGTGCTCAATTGTATGAAGATTCAATTATTGTTGATTCCGTAAACTGGGTTCTATTGCATTGGAATTTCATTGCGGATTCTGCATATACACATGTTTACATTGGTAACTTTTTTGACTCTGATCATACAGACACTCTAAGAGTGGAAGTTATTATTCCGCCTGGAAGAGCATATTATTTCATCGACAGCGTAAGCATTAATTGCACGGATTGTGTATCTACTTCAATGCAGCCGATCCCAAAAGCAATTGGAGTAATTTATAATGGGTATTGTAGTACCTTGGAACTATGTGCAACGGAAACTACTTTGCTGACTGTAGTTAACGAAACAGGAGAAATGTTATTCTGTGACGAAATAAGCGCCGGAAAGAGGAGTATTCCATTTGCGTACTCATCAGGTATTTATTTAATTGTTTTGCAAACAAGGAAAGGAGTAATGGTAAAGAAGATTTTGATTGAATGA
- a CDS encoding TerC/Alx family metal homeostasis membrane protein, with product MLILSYFKISDKYYHKVLFYGIIGAVVFRVIFIFLGILIVEQFHWVLYIFGAILVYTGVSMLFSKGESEFNPKKNIMYKLLNRYFRLTDTEGDGSFRIQQDGKTYYTILFLVIMVIASTDLVFAIDSIPAVFAISQDRLVIITSNIFAVMGLRAMFFLLKNMADKFDYLKEGISIILIFIGVKMLLEIFHITITTGWSLVVIGSILTIAVLVSIFRDKK from the coding sequence ATACTCATACTCTCCTACTTTAAAATATCGGATAAATACTATCACAAGGTTTTGTTCTATGGAATTATCGGCGCGGTGGTTTTCCGGGTCATCTTTATATTTCTCGGAATTCTGATAGTAGAACAGTTTCATTGGGTGTTGTACATCTTCGGTGCGATACTGGTTTACACGGGTGTTTCCATGTTATTTTCGAAAGGGGAAAGCGAATTTAATCCGAAGAAGAATATCATGTATAAACTGCTGAACCGCTACTTCCGGTTAACGGATACTGAAGGTGATGGAAGCTTCAGGATTCAGCAAGACGGCAAAACATACTATACTATTTTATTCCTTGTAATCATGGTGATCGCATCAACTGATCTTGTATTTGCTATCGACTCCATTCCTGCGGTATTCGCTATTTCGCAGGACAGACTGGTGATTATTACCTCCAACATTTTTGCAGTGATGGGATTACGGGCCATGTTCTTCCTGTTAAAAAACATGGCGGATAAGTTTGACTATCTGAAAGAAGGAATTTCTATTATACTGATTTTTATCGGTGTAAAAATGCTGTTGGAAATTTTTCACATTACCATTACCACCGGATGGTCACTTGTTGTAATTGGTTCCATATTGACGATTGCGGTGTTGGTTTCGATTTTCAGGGATAAGAAGTGA